The sequence below is a genomic window from Cicer arietinum cultivar CDC Frontier isolate Library 1 chromosome 6, Cicar.CDCFrontier_v2.0, whole genome shotgun sequence.
AATATGCAAGAGAAGATCAATTTCAATTCCAACTCCGACGTTTCTTGATTGATACTCGTCAAGATTTAAATTTGAGTACGTTATCAACTATCCAAGAATTGTGGTCATATTTGAGTGCAACGGAGGTCCTTCCAGAAACCTTATCTATGTTAGACCTATAAACAACATTAAATCCCTCTTACCCCAAAATAAGCTACTAAAATGTGTTAATGTATGTAgttgttttaaagaattatatataatattacgatttgataaaaattgtgaaaTACAATTAGAGGAtgtatatatcaaaatttatttacgTTGTTAGTATATTTCTATTtgaataaatagtttatttaataatttatagcatagtatttatgtatgattttaaattgttttcataatttaatttgaataacttacaaaaattaattataaataatttatgagatatattataaactatttctataacaTAGATTTTTACAAATAAGTGTATCAGtgtataaactaaaataagttaaacaaatagtcaataaattttaaaaaacatgtaaCAAATATTTGCTAAAGCGTAATATTACATAACAAATTATAACATAGATCATCATCATTTAATGTGTTTCATAGTTTTTACCTCAATTATTGatcaacaaattaattaatctctAGCTTATCCTCTTATATTGGACCTTTCATATCATAgcatatttttaatgtatattgGTCTAGTCGGTGAAAATTCAATTTCTATCTCATGTACTTGAGTTTGTCCAGTGGCAGTGAGGTCGATCAATAATTTTTCACAAATATCCTTTTCGCccaatcttatttaatttttttcttctttccttttttatgTTTTGATCTTTCAAATTTCAACCCCTATCTATCTCTATAGTCTATATAATTAGTTGTACCCGCCATattaaacaatatataaatttcaaattaaattaaataattcgCAAAAGCTCCGGGTTGTTTACTTCCGGTGACTATTCTGGCAACTTCCTCCGTGAACGTCGCCAGAAATGAACGACTCATGGAGAACTGGTACGAGCACATTGGATGGCCACCCTTGCCGGCGATCGATTGAGGACCGATCATCTTCACGGAGGACAAGGTCCGTCTTCTCCGGTTCCGGCGTTTCCCACTTCGAATCCGTTCATGTAGACGACTACTCTGATGTCTTTGGAGGTCCACCCAGAACCCTACTCGTTCACAAATTCTCTAGCGCCGGATCGCTCTACGACGAAATTTGCCGGCTGCCGGAGTTCACATCTCCGGCGGAGAAGGTTGACATGACCTTGCCTGTGTTCAGGATTCCTGCGAGAAATGATGGATTTTTCAGCGACATATTCGGATCGGACGATGACCGGAAATCAAGAGAGCGATCGGGGTCTCTGTCGAAGGCGAATTCTTCGTCGGCGTTAAGTTCCGAGGAATTAAGCCCTCGGCGGCCGACTATCGGAGACGAAGTGCCAGTGTCTGCTTTTGCTTCAAAACTGAGGTACTAGTAACggttttctttttcattttttgctAATTGACATTTATACCCTTTTTCACACTTCTTGCttctttgaatttgaatgagAAGAAGTTGCTTTAATTTCCATGTTTATCTACAAAGCTGAATTTCTGGTTAAACTAAAATAGTGAAAACAGCAAAATCAATTACATGGCAAACATTTCATTGTCAATGCTTGTTATGCTTTGGCTTTGGTGCTGTCCCATATTGATTTATTCTTCAACTGTAAGCATAGTATCTGTTAGATAGATCTcaaaagaaacagaaaaacataCTTTCCTATGCAAATTTTCCCTAAGCCAAAATGAAGGTTGGGAGGTCTAAGACTCTAAAACAAACTTCCTAACCAGTTTTCAACATAAGGTTGAGTTCGTATAGTTCAATTGAAGATTAAATTGCCTTCTGATGCTATGgtaaaaaattaaaggaaattCTGAGGGTTCTAAGTGATTATTATTACTACAGGCCAACTAGTGTCTCGTGGAAACGGAACTCATCAACTATGCTACCTGAGGAATACCCAAGTAGGCAGGGAGTGTCTATTTTTCCATGGAATGTTCAGTCATTTGAAATTCACTATCCAGATAATGATCACAAGACAAACTTTAAAAGTTCTCCTATGGAATTCTCAAAAAGGGCCTCATCCCCTGAAACTATTAGTCTCGGATCCAATACATATCAAGGCGTCAAAACATTTACCGATGACTGCGAGCTCAATTCACCATTTTCCGAGTCAAAATGTTCAGTTCATGATTATGTGCCTTCAGAACAACTTATACAACAGGATGACGATGTTGATGATGATTATGACAATGATGACGAGGTTATGAGCTCCTATGTCATAGAGATTAACTCCAATCTCAGAAGGGGAGATTGTGAATCATCAGATATTGATGAAGCAATTGCATGGGCCAAAGAGAGGTTTCAATCGCGAAGCTCTGAGGAAAGCATGAGAAATGATGGCAATGTGCAGAAAGTTCAAACACAAGGTGATTtgattatcttaaaaaataaaaagtctaaaagtttaacaaattttgttctTGAAACAGACAAAAGCATGCAACCTCATATTTGTATTGTATCTTATCATATGATGATGCAGGAAGCTCTGATGCAAGTGAATACCATGATGATGGAATGGGAAAAGTTCAACCTCCTAAGGTAAACATATATTACTATTAACTGATACAAAGCttaaccatatttttttattaaaataaataaatgtttgagaTATGATGTTGGCTTTGTAAGCTTTCGTAAACTTGGggcaagaaaagaaaaaattgatattttattagttgatgaaaatagttcaaatactaATACTAAATGGAAACTCAGTGGTAAGAGTTTGACTTTATAACATGATAGAGTTTAAATTCTCTCGGAACAGTTGTAAAATAATCATTAGTATcgcattaattaataataaatggcAGAATATATTCTTCTCTGCATGATGCCTCGACAGAGGGTCTGATCAACACAATCCATAaactaaatcaaattaaaataataatgaaaactaTGTGTGATgattataaaaagaataaaaattatagatagTGGTTTCAACTTATATATTTTCTGAAATAGTGGATTTATTTGGATTTTTCTctgtttctatttatttatcctaagaacaaagatttagaatggTGCTCTATTATGGTTTTTTCTGCAGAAGCAACAGACAGACACAGAGAAGTTGGATGAAGATATAAGAATGTGGTCATTTGGCAAAGAAACTGACATTCGGCTACTGCTTTCAACACTACATCATGTAAGattttctttgttgttgtaTTCTTATTACTCTgacaatttttgaaattttctgcCACTTATCCAAGTAACAGTAAATTTGACCCATGTATGTATGATTTTCATTAACAGATTCTATGGCCTGAGAGTGGCTGGTATCCTATTTCTCTTGTGAATCTAAAAGAAAAGTCACAGGTCAAGAGGGCTTATCAGAAAGCAAGGTTATGCCTACATCCAGACAAACTGCAACAAAAAGGAGCAACTCTCCTACACAAGTACATAGCAGAGAAGGCTTTCTCCATTCTTCAGgtatgttaaaatattatttatatatacacacactaCACATGTATAATCCCATGGATGGATAAGTTCTATTCATAAATTAAAGATGGATAAGTTCTATCATTGAATTATGAGTTGGGTTATTTTGACACAAATTTGACATTAACTTAGATGGTTAATACAATTCAAATATGTGGTTAATTGCATTCAGTAGATAGTTAGTGATTATAAGGTGTCGCAACTCATGAACCATCCTCTTAGTACAATTATCTAgaattttgaataataaaatgtcaaaactTATTAACCATCCACCGAACACAAATCACGATTTTGAACATCATTGTCACAATTTTCTGATGTTCATATACATACCCATTAACTAAGATTTTGTTCAAAGATACATAATATtcattaattacaattttagttcAAATACACATGAAAATTGTGATTAATGAATATCATGTATATTTGAACAAAATCTAGATGGTTAGTTAATGTGTATGTATATGAACATCTGAAAATTGTAATTAATGACGTTCAAAATTGTAATTTGTGTTCAGTGGATGGTTAATCagttttgacattttattatattcatttttcaTCAAATGAACACAATTAACCACATATTTAACTGCGGTTAACCATCCAAATTgattatcaaaatttaatttgtctTGAACTATATATGGAATGGACTGAGGATCAATGCTGAAATTAAGTACACATGAATGAACAGGATGCATGGGCTGTATTCATTTCTGAATCTGTTTCCTTTTGACAAGCTCATGACACTAGTCATTGATGACTCAGTTTTGTCTTGAAAGTTGTGGACAAACATGGGGACATTTGAAAACATCAGCTCTTTTGTACAAATATAGTAACTGATGGATCCACCGTTTGGTCTTTTTTTGTGtcataaagtttttttttttttttgacgtttgtttgtgtcataatGTTATTTGATGCTTTAgtagatattatttttgaaGTAGTTATATGAAGTTATTTGATTGGTTTTAGTATTTGATTTGTATATTGTTGACATGGACGCAAGAACAAGTTTGTACCATACTTCCGGTGCCATATACGTAGCCCTTCTGCAATCTCATCACATTTCCCAATTTATAGGGGACTTTTTCTACTCTTTCgccataaatattttatttgttttttctcaaattatttatcattttataatatttatataatatatactttttattaatatatttttatttaatatatttcaactcattaaatttttaaattaactgcaattaataacaatatttaaataaataaaattcattttattattaaaatcaacacAACTAATAATTTTCTTAAGAATTACAGACAATTCTAATGAGACTAATAGAGTATTTTTTACTGATTTAAGATATTCTTTTAGGTGGCTATATTTTCTAGTTACTAGATTTATTAATGTAATATAACCTTCATTTCTTATACTATAAATTTGATTTACATACCTTTGGAATATAATTGTATTTAGTAAACATAAGTATAACTTATGAATATTCattcagaaaaagaaaaaaaaacttatgaatACCCAAATTATCTAAATCAAAATGccaattcattttaaaatttcatattcataATCACAACAATAATTAAGTGGAGGATACCCAGACACTTAAATGTACccctttttaattaaaaaaaaaggcagATACTAACAAATGCTCCCAAAACACTTATTAGTgatccaaatataaaaattcatcactAAAAATATGAGAGCTTATGTATTTAAccttatcaaaattttaattttaattttaattttaattttttcaatacaaaatttccttttttattcCTTAACAAGTGCAATTGTTAGCAAAACCCTTGAAAAAAACAGGGGAAAagatatatataagaaatttttagctattgtttttgcattaattAAAAAGGGTCAAAGACATAACGCATTCTATCattaaaaattgacattttcAGTATTTACAATTCAATGCTCAAACTACAAGTCTTGACGCAAATAGTTATTATTCGATAATAACTCAAGTCTTGATAGATTAATGCCTGAGATCTCTGTGCTCTACAGAGGGAGGAGAAAAGCAACATGTCTGCTGCAACAACCTTACGAACTCTTGGCTAGAGAGACTTTGGAATATGCCTAGCATACCATCTCTAGTTCGGATAAATATGCCTATAATACCATCTGTAGTTcggataaatataaatatagctGGAATCCTGCAAAATGTTGGGAAAACGAAAAATAGTTGGAGAAATCAGTGCATAGCAGAGTCTGAGCTGAAAAATGTAAAGCAAAAACATTATTTATCAACTTTCTAAACCTATGGTAATACCCACTTACAAGGAAAAATGGAAACACCAAATACTCTAACAAAATCTCAGAGTTGACCATGACTTTTGCTCATGGAGTGGTTGTGTAGGAGCCTTTTACGAGTGGCTTGCTGATCATTCTGCTAAAGAGATTCAAGCGATTGACAATGAATACATGAAAATTAATCAATGTAAGGTGTAAACATTTATGGattaatttaattagaaacatatgcaataaatgaattaatttacTCTAAATAAACACAGGGCACATAGTCAGAACAGTCATTCTCAACTTAACAAGACTTGCAAAGTTCTAATTTTAACTTATCTagtataattataataacatgaATTGTGAACACTTCATCGACTAGTCTATTTTCAAACTACGCAATTTGAAGTTTTTTCAGTCCAGTGTCATTGCGTCCTAATCACAAAATATAGCTAAAGAATAGCTTCTGAAACAAATGCTAGCAAACAACATGCAAGCCTTATGCCATTAGGTGTCTGCATGGACCATTCAATCAGACTATACAAAAACCAAACTTACAATAAACCATTTCTTGTgggtagggatgggaataggttaggccgtccgacaggggtCTATGGTTTGACCTACTTATATagtctggcctatttaataaaaaggctaggctcagactatttttaaagtctatttatttaaataggtcaggttcagacttataaaaaaacctattagacttgacagaccgacctatatatatttaattatttactaatgttattttttattattatattaataatattattttctattttaaattttatcaattagacaatcactcagtagtcattccatattcggtagtcattccatatttggtagtccttccatattcggtagccattcaattagtcaataactcagtaatccttccatatttgtttgagaggtaataatgggtgcatttgtttcaggaaaaaaaaattattctttgaaaccaagaattatgttttagggtttaaaggatgtttgtttcagattatttttaaaattattttgttagaaaaattattttttatttaatatatatagatatgtacattgatattggtatgtggagagcatatggtatgagtagagcatttaaatgttttaatatgaataagggtTTTAAACAGGCTTCCAGGTCAGgctagacttttaaaaaggtcaggtcaaGCTAGACTTATAAAAAGGTCAAGTCAGGCCGgaaaaaaaacctatgataggccgtagaccaggcttaggcctaaaaaattaatcgtaggccagactcaggcctttcaaagtctggcctggcctggcctattcccacccttACTTGTCGGGAAACACATTTATCTAGTCAACACTAGACCAGACATAGCTTATACAACAAGTGTGGTTACTCAATTCATGCATAATCCATGGGAGAGACAATAACAACTAGTGAATTGAATCCTTCAATATTTGTAGACAAGCCTAGTGGTTTGACTCTATTTATTATGGTATAGATTTGTTTTAGTCCATTAGGACACAGATATGATTTGCAAGATTTTATCAGATATTATTTCCTTGTAATTCCGTAACAAGGACAGATTCGATATGGCTTCTATATATTGTAAACAGCCTCAATAATTTTTTACCAGCAATCATAATAATATTCAGACCTTTTATCCTCTTTTCCTACATACATACATAAAGACAATCGACAAATGGTGTGTGTATCAATGAAAAAATAGCTTGCACAATAAAATAAAGCTTCCAATTTATCAAACACAATGAAATAAATTCATAGCAGGGTGAGAGATAGAGAAACAAAATTAGGAGTAAGACAGACAAACCTTGTACAAAGACGCAGCAGACTCAGACTGTACTGTCGGAATTGCATTCCCTAGTGATTGCAAAACATCCAAAGCATCTAAAGTCAACTGCCAACCGCAAAGTGCAATTACATCACTACTGGTGCTTGGAACAGAATTAGGACAGCCAGCAGCAGCAACAATGCCATTTACCCAAGGGCAATACTGGTTGTGATAGACAATAGGATCAAACTCTACAGCTTCTTCGTAGTTGTTTTCTCCTTTTGGAGGACCTAAATAATTAACAATGTCAATGATTTTGCGACAACATGTACCAACTGATAAAGTGAAAAAGGGAGAGACCCACCCATCAAGATATGAACAGAGTATCAAGAAAATATTTACAAGGCCCTGGAACCAATAGAATGCAGAACAGAAGCCCAGCAACAGAAATTACAAAATCAAGGAATCCtcataaataaaactatttctGAACAGCTGTAACTGCAAATTCCACATTAATAGTTCAACACATATTGCATACAACTTTTTTCGTCCGGTTGGATGATACAAAAATACCACATAATATCTTGATATTATCTTAAGCTTAGAGTATCTCATAGGATTAGTTTCCTATTCTTATTTTAGAATGTCTTTAAGATTAGTTTTCACATTTCTTAGTTATTATTGTGCTTTGTTTCCCTGTTTGATTTAAAATTGGAATATAGTTCTACTATAAATAGCGATTTCTTCATGGTATTTTCAATCATATCAATGTATAACCATAATTCACAGTCTATAATCTATTTTCCCTCTATCTAATACACTATAAACTATAACCCCAACACTTTCAAACAATCATAGCCCAATAGCGGTAGAGCAGTATAAACAAGGAGAGCCATGTATGCAGTTAAAGGGATAAATTGAAGAGGCCTTGAGGAAGTAACTAAAGCCCTAACTATAAATAAGAAACCAAAGTTACTGGTTACGAGAGCTGTTAAAGTCAGTTTGCACTTGGAGGTTTCTCTTCCTCAAACTGGAGCTTTTCTCTGAAACTCTAATGAACTTCTTTTGCAATTTATATTTCATACTCACTTTCTTCAATTCTTCTCTGTGGTTCTTCTTTAAATTATAGATTCTAACTTTTCGAGCACAACAGTGAAggtaacaataaaaaaaagctCAAGATAATCAAAATATAGAGCTTACCAATCCGATTTGCAGTGGCAAGATCCGACTCAACTAGAGCACAGTTGTTGGTGAAAGATGATTTACCATCCTTCATGATCTCTTCTTTAGTATTTCCACAATCTGAATTAATATTAGCATTGCAAGATTGGGATGGATGACTATTGTTAGCAGGTGGAAGTTTGCAGTTTTGACTAATCTTTTCACCACTTTCAACAGATTCTGCCTTTGTAGAACAACCAATTTTTGACCCACTGTCAGCCCTTCCTGCAGAGTGAGACATCATCTCCTGGCTATCACCAACAGGATATTCTCTGTTTATATCATCTGGGATGATCTCATCCATTAGACCTGGATCAGGAACAGATTCACCAGTCTGTCCCTGATTTTCAGCATCTTCTGCTCTGTGTTCCATTTCACCAACAACACTAGCAGTTCTGTGTACAGATATATCTGCTCCATGGATTTCAGCTTCATGACTAGCACACATTCCAACACTCCCTCCACTAATGCCAAGACTAATTCCATCTCGAGCCTGAGCAGTCACGGTTTCTGCATTAAAAATTTCTTCCCCATAGTTTGTACTGCTGACTCCCACTTCACCAGGGACAGCTTCAGTAACTGTTTGTAAACAAGTGCTTTGCTGAGCTTGATTGCTGTTATTCAGCTCAGATGTTTCATTCATGTCTACATTGCCATAGGTGCTAGAGGAGGGGAAATGAACATCATCAAGGTCTCCTGGGTAGTTTTCAACACTTTCCATAGAGTCGTCATTTACACTATGATATATTGTGTCCATTGCAATGACAGATGATGCACGGGTTGAATCTCTAGCAGATTGGATTCCTATTAAGCAGTCACTACCTTGATGGAATGAAGAAATTCGATTGCCTGTAACATAACCATCAAAGCCCAATGAATGGCTAGGACCAGCACCAGATGAATCTCTTTGAAGAGGTGAACAATAAGTGTCAAAAATATCAGAGTCACGGGCCCGTTTTGAAGGACCGGCTGAATATTGTCCACCATCAGTAACTTCATCACCATCACGGTCGATCACAGTTCCTTCAACACTATCAGCCTGCTGCTGCGACCTAAGAACTGGCCTGTCATCTGAGCTTCCACCTTTTTCAAGATTTCTCTTACGAGAGCTTGGCCCTCGTGATTCATATGAAGCTGCACGATCACCAATCTCACTCCCTGCAGGCTGACCAATCATCAAATCCCTTCCCATGTCTACATCGTGAATATTTTCAGATGTTGCTGTCCGGCCAAAAGGAGTAAAACGAAAACCCCCAGCCATAGTAAGATTTAAATCCAAATCTGTGTTTGCCAATGATTTCCCCTCATTTCGTGTTGCAACTTCATCACGATCTTCAGTCTGATCTTTCTCTGCATCATCAGCTGCAACCCAACCATTGATTCCACTAGC
It includes:
- the LOC101502473 gene encoding uncharacterized protein isoform X1, which gives rise to MMREEVISSGGTVDPTTAASSAGASSPAVPMNVGSIDGSSRVQGSKATSLSYVGSQPPWTSMSTSASGSAFGSPRSSCRPWERGDLLRRLATFAPVNWFGKPQIINSLACAQKGWTNIGEDKIACESCGAYLSFTSLLSWTIAEAQDASESFARQLDSGHKANCAWKGNSCPESLVQFPPTSQSALIGGYKDRCDGLIQFHYLPVVAISAIELMSVSRGPQIERFLSQSQNFMFGVDFKPENMLELESSQDEAYCSFTRAQKLISLCGWEPRWLLNVQDCEEHSAQSERNGYSVGPSKTQLRLTQDPGPKAVSTSTKMDARKGKESLKDSRLDCRSAMLDCSLCGATVRILDFLTVPRPSRIAPNYIDNPDTCKKIGLTRGGSAASGINGWVAADDAEKDQTEDRDEVATRNEGKSLANTDLDLNLTMAGGFRFTPFGRTATSENIHDVDMGRDLMIGQPAGSEIGDRAASYESRGPSSRKRNLEKGGSSDDRPVLRSQQQADSVEGTVIDRDGDEVTDGGQYSAGPSKRARDSDIFDTYCSPLQRDSSGAGPSHSLGFDGYVTGNRISSFHQGSDCLIGIQSARDSTRASSVIAMDTIYHSVNDDSMESVENYPGDLDDVHFPSSSTYGNVDMNETSELNNSNQAQQSTCLQTVTEAVPGEVGVSSTNYGEEIFNAETVTAQARDGISLGISGGSVGMCASHEAEIHGADISVHRTASVVGEMEHRAEDAENQGQTGESVPDPGLMDEIIPDDINREYPVGDSQEMMSHSAGRADSGSKIGCSTKAESVESGEKISQNCKLPPANNSHPSQSCNANINSDCGNTKEEIMKDGKSSFTNNCALVESDLATANRIGPPKGENNYEEAVEFDPIVYHNQYCPWVNGIVAAAGCPNSVPSTSSDVIALCGWQLTLDALDVLQSLGNAIPTVQSESAASLYKQNDQQATRKRLLHNHSMSKSHGQL
- the LOC101502155 gene encoding uncharacterized protein, yielding MNDSWRTGTSTLDGHPCRRSIEDRSSSRRTRSVFSGSGVSHFESVHVDDYSDVFGGPPRTLLVHKFSSAGSLYDEICRLPEFTSPAEKVDMTLPVFRIPARNDGFFSDIFGSDDDRKSRERSGSLSKANSSSALSSEELSPRRPTIGDEVPVSAFASKLRPTSVSWKRNSSTMLPEEYPSRQGVSIFPWNVQSFEIHYPDNDHKTNFKSSPMEFSKRASSPETISLGSNTYQGVKTFTDDCELNSPFSESKCSVHDYVPSEQLIQQDDDVDDDYDNDDEVMSSYVIEINSNLRRGDCESSDIDEAIAWAKERFQSRSSEESMRNDGNVQKVQTQGSSDASEYHDDGMGKVQPPKKQQTDTEKLDEDIRMWSFGKETDIRLLLSTLHHILWPESGWYPISLVNLKEKSQVKRAYQKARLCLHPDKLQQKGATLLHKYIAEKAFSILQDAWAVFISESVSF
- the LOC101502473 gene encoding uncharacterized protein isoform X2, producing MMREEVISSGGTVDPTTAASSAGASSPAVPMNVGSIDGSSRVQGSKATSLSYVGSQPPWTSMSTSASGSAFGSPRSSCRPWERGDLLRRLATFAPVNWFGKPQIINSLACAQKGWTNIGEDKIACESCGAYLSFTSLLSWTIAEAQDASESFARQLDSGHKANCAWKGNSCPESLVQFPPTSQSALIGGYKDRCDGLIQFHYLPVVAISAIELMSVSRGPQIERFLSQSQNFMFGVDFKPENMLELESSQDEAYCSFTRAQKLISLCGWEPRWLLNVQDCEEHSAQSERNGYSVGPSKTQLRLTQDPGPKAVSTSTKMDARKGKESLKDSRLDCRSAMLDCSLCGATVRILDFLTVPRPSRIAPNYIDNPDTCKKIGLTRGGSAASGINGWVAADDAEKDQTEDRDEVATRNEGKSLANTDLDLNLTMAGGFRFTPFGRTATSENIHDVDMGRDLMIGQPAGSEIGDRAASYESRGPSSRKRNLEKGGSSDDRPVLRSQQQADSVEGTVIDRDGDEVTDGGQYSAGPSKRARDSDIFDTYCSPLQRDSSGAGPSHSLGFDGYVTGNRISSFHQGSDCLIGIQSARDSTRASSVIAMDTIYHSVNDDSMESVENYPGDLDDVHFPSSSTYGNVDMNETSELNNSNQAQQSTCLQTVTEAVPGEVGVSSTNYGEEIFNAETVTAQARDGISLGISGGSVGMCASHEAEIHGADISVHRTASVVGEMEHRAEDAENQGQTGESVPDPGLMDEIIPDDINREYPVGDSQEMMSHSAGRADSGSKIGCSTKAESVESGEKISQNCKLPPANNSHPSQSCNANINSDCGNTKEEIMKDGKSSFTNNCALVESDLATANRIGPPKGENNYEEAVEFDPIVYHNQYCPWVNGIVAAAGCPNSVPSTSSDVIALCGWQLTLDALDVLQSLGNAIPTVQSESAASLYKNDQQATRKRLLHNHSMSKSHGQL